Proteins encoded by one window of Primulina huaijiensis isolate GDHJ02 chromosome 1, ASM1229523v2, whole genome shotgun sequence:
- the LOC140984106 gene encoding rho guanine nucleotide exchange factor 8-like: MREAASSAELPEAQQMDSDLDKSPVSKSRPRLGNGKWERTVSDMELMKERFAKLLLGEDMSGGGKGVSSALALSNAITNLAASVFGEQSKLEPMSVERKERWKKEVDWLLSVTNYIVEFVPSQQKSKDGTDMEIMLTQQRRDLLLNIPALRKLDAMLIGILENFEGQQEFWYVSRDADESEKGIQRNDKWWLPNVKVPPTGLSEDSRQFLQKQKEAVNQVLKASMAINAQILLDMEIPDNYIESLPKNGRSSLGEPIYKNITVEFFDPQQFLMTMDMSSEHKVLDLKNRIEASIMIWKRKMHQKDGKSGWGSAVSLQKRELFEERAETILLLLKHQFPGIPQSSLDISKIQYNKDVGLSILESYSRVLESLANTVMSRVEDVLFADSLAQDQSLEAATWKQSMKNSSQSQPLSPEAEAGNLSSAAETPTSSMTLSDFMGWNVEPPITEIKKNRSTGNLSSSSSSKDEEETLVTKPARVNIIKKLSYIDKIEMSGLRSPTSRH, encoded by the exons ATGCGTGAAGCTGCGTCATCGGCTGAGTTACCCGAAGCTCAACAGATGGATAGTGATTTAGATAAAAGCCCCGTTTCTAAATCGAGACCTAGATTAGGGAATGGCAAGTGGGAAAGGACGGTTTCTG ATATGGAATTAATGAAGGAAAGATTTGCTAAGTTGCTTCTAGGAGAGGACATGTCCGGTGGAGGAAAGGGTGTTTCTTCTGCTTTGGCCTTGTCGAATGCCATAACAAATCTTGCCG CTTCTGTTTTCGGAGAACAAAGTAAGTTAGAGCCCATGTCTGTAGAGAGAAAGGAAAGATGGAAAAAGGAAGTAGATTGGCTTTTATCAGTTACCAATTATATTGTAGAATTTGTTCCTTCTCAACAGAAATCAAAGGATGGAACAGACATGGAG ATAATGTTGACGCAACAGAGGAGAGACCTTCTTTTGAATATTCCAGCCTTACGCAAGCTTGATGCAATGCTTATC GGTATCCTGGAAAACTTTGAAGGCCAACAGGAGTTCTGGTATGTTTCAAGAGATGCTGATGAGTCTGAAAAAGGGATCCAAAGAAATGATAAATGGTGGCTGCCTAATGTAAAGGTTCCCCCAACAGGACTTTCAGAAGACTCGCGGCAGTTTTTGCAAAAACAGAAGGAAGCTGTAAATCAAGTATTGAAAGCATCCATGGCGATAAATGCTCAAATACTTTTGGACATGGAGATCCCGGATAACTACATTGAATCGCTCCCCAAG AATGGTAGATCAAGCCTAGGTGAACCAATCTATAAAAACATTACTGTCGAGTTCTTTGATCCTCAGCAATTCCTTATGACAATGGACATGTCATCCGAGCACAAAGTTCTTGACCTGAAGAACAGAATTGAAGCGTCTATTATGATATGGAAAAGGAAAATGCACCAAAAGGATGGGAAATCCGGATGGGGTTCGGCTGTGAGCTTGCAGAAGAGAGAGCTTTTCGAAGAACGAGCCGAGACTATTTTACTACTTCTCAAACATCAATTTCCCGGAATTCCTCAATCCTCACTCGACATAAGTAAAATCCAATACAACAAA GATGTGGGGTTGTCAATACTTGAAAGCTATTCCAGAGTACTGGAAAGCTTGGCCAATACAGTGATGTCTCGTGTCGAAGATGTCTTATTTGCAGATTCTCTAGCCCAAGATCAATCACTTGAAGCTGCAACGTGGAAGCAATCGATGAAAAATTCCTCTCAATCACAGCCACTAAGCCCAGAGGCCGAGGCAGGGAATTTGAGTTCTGCGGCAGAGACACCAACAAGTTCAATGACTTTGTCTGATTTCATGGGGTGGAATGTAGAGCCTCCCATCACAGAAATCAAGAAGAATCGTTCAACCGGCAACTTGTCGTCGTCGTCGTCTAGTAAGGATGAAGAAGAAACATTGGTGACAAAACCTGCTCGTGTAAACATTATCAAGAAATTATCTTACATTGATAAGATTGAGATGAGTGGTTTGAGAAGTCCTACTTCTCGACATTGA
- the LOC140960098 gene encoding kirola-like: MAGLPCKLIAQVAFKAGGDVFHRLISRTPYHLSNVTPAKIQACNLQQGDYGTNGSVIEWKYTLDGKEQTAKQLLQDIDEVKKTISFKMLGGDLLETYKNMLITTIHVETKGGVDFITLTLDYEMLKPDNPHPLSLLGFFIEFTNEVETHIFG; encoded by the exons atggcAGGACTGCCTTGCAAGCTTATTGCCCAAGTAGCGTTCAAAGCCGGTGGAGATGTGTTTCACCGCCTGATAAGCAGGACGCCGTACCACTTGTCAAATGTCACCCCAGCAAAAATTCAAGCTTGTAACTTGCAGCAAGGAGACTATGGTACCAATGGTTCCGTTATCGAATGGAAGTATACTCTTG ATGGGAAGGAACAAACTGCCAAGCAACTACTCCAAGACATAGACGAGGTGAAAAAGACCATCTCCTTTAAAATGCTAGGGGGAGATTTATTGGAGACCTACAAGAATATGCTTATAACCACCATTCACGTCGAAACCAAAGGCGGAGTGGATTTCATCACTTTGACTTTAGATTATGAGATGCTCAAACCGGACAATCCACATCCGCTTTCGCTCCTTGGTTTCTTCATTGAGTTCACTAATGAAGTGGAGACTCATATTTTCGGATAA